Below is a window of Leptospiraceae bacterium DNA.
CAATTTCAGGGTCGATTGAATAATCTTCTGCTGGAACAGAGAACATCATGTTCAAAAAGTTTCCACAATAGTCTAGGGAGTTTTTTGGATGAACTGCTGGCTGACCGATAGATTTTTTGTAAGAGAAAGCTGCGATCGTTGGAAATTTTGCTAGTAGTCTGCGAATAGAAATTTCTCTGTGTTGTGGATTTTCAGGATCATAGGAATCCTGGTAATACGTAGATAGAGATGCAATCATACAAGACATGATCGCCATTGGATGTGCGTCTTTCGGAAATCCACTGAACAATCGTTTTAAATCTTCGTGTATCAGCGTATGTTTTGTGAGAGATTGATTCCAAACTTGGAGTTCATTGTGGCTTGGTAATTTCCCATAGATTAATAAATGAGCTACCTCTGTAAATGTAGATTTTTCAGCGAGTTGCTCAATTGGAATTCCTCTATAGCGCAATATTCCGAGTTCCCCATCCAAAAAAGTAATCGCGCTTGTGCATGCTCCCGTATTCAGGTAACCACTGTCTATGGTAACATACCCACTTTGTCCTCTTAGTTTTGTTATATCAATTGCTTTTTCTTTTTCTGACCCTTCAATTACGGGTAATTCGTATTCTTTGTCGCCAATCTTGAGAATTGCCTTTTCTGCCATTTTTGTCTTCGTCCTTTTTAGAAAATTTAGAATTCAAGTAGATATAAAATTCTAGTGGAAAATTAGTAAAACAAAATTTTTCAAACCTAGATATTAAGTGAATTAAATGGTTTACATTTTAGTTTTCCTTTTGCCAGAGTTATAGCCATGCAATCATCCAAGTTTTTCTTAATTTTTTTCCTTATTGCGTCCCTCCTTCTTCCTTTGCATTGCAAGAATAATAAAACTAACAATTTGCAACAATTACTAGTAGGTGCAGTTCTATTATCTAATGTCCGAGCTCCACAGGGACAATCGAATAATTGTAACACCACAAATTTTTCTTCTGATACTGCTGATGATCCACTTTTTACATCCGAATGGCATTTGAATAATTCGGGAGAAGATTTGAATTTGGGAAGTCTCTGGTCAACGAATCGAGGAGAAGGAATTCGCGTTGCAGTCGTTGATGACGGACTCGATATTTATCATGAAGATTTAATCGCCAATGTCATTCAAGGAGCTAGTTACAATTATGGTTCCGGTTACTATGGATTTGCCGATTCTATTTCAGATCCTTACAGCGTCGAAGCCTCCCATGGAACTGCAGTTGGTGGTGTAATTGCTGCTCGCGATAAGAATGGATTAGGTGTCGCTGGCATTGCAC
It encodes the following:
- a CDS encoding citrate synthase, producing the protein MAEKAILKIGDKEYELPVIEGSEKEKAIDITKLRGQSGYVTIDSGYLNTGACTSAITFLDGELGILRYRGIPIEQLAEKSTFTEVAHLLIYGKLPSHNELQVWNQSLTKHTLIHEDLKRLFSGFPKDAHPMAIMSCMIASLSTYYQDSYDPENPQHREISIRRLLAKFPTIAAFSYKKSIGQPAVHPKNSLDYCGNFLNMMFSVPAEDYSIDPEIVKALNLLLILHADHEQNCSTSTVRLVGSSLANIYAAISSGICALWGPRHGGANQEVLEMLTEIKQSGMSVKEVVTKAKDKNSTFRLSGFGHRVYKNFDPRAKIIKKACDNVLLKMGIKDPLLDIAKELEEAALNDPYFVERKLYPNVDFYSGIIYRALGIPVNMFTVMFAMGRLPGWVAQWKEMIEAPDMKIGRPRQIYTGPTETSYEDAKKKA